A genomic segment from Nasonia vitripennis strain AsymCx chromosome 4 unlocalized genomic scaffold, Nvit_psr_1.1 chr4_random0007, whole genome shotgun sequence encodes:
- the LOC107981507 gene encoding uncharacterized protein LOC107981507, with amino-acid sequence MDQNKIDILDITDMGNSKVLIKFKGQKEDTMNGFMTHGPCVIAFTPTATPHMYIANVEYAKEENKNEVIKTYTKSTLQSIMEKMGYIEGKGLGKDLQGRTDPVKAVSNEYRQGLGATALDYYLDHNETNFVNEQEQGPSAIMEEPGEVMRVNKINEKTMLTSIRGNPNDIKANLKQFGPCEIEKVYTDQQGSTKKCTKKPA; translated from the coding sequence ATGGACCAAAATAAAATAGACATCTTGGACATCACGGACATGGGAAATTCCAAAGTCCTCATAAAATTCAAAGGACAAAAAGAAGACACCATGAACGGCTTCATGACACATGGACCATGCGTGATCGCCTTCACACCAACAGCCACACCACACATGTATATAGCAAACGTCGAATATGCAAAAGAAGAGAATAAGAACGAGGTGATTAAAACATACACGAAGTCAACATTACAAAGCATAATGGAGAAAATGGGCTACATAGAAGGCAAGGGCCTAGGCAAAGATCTACAAGGTAGAACGGACCCAGTGAAAGCAGTATCAAATGAATACAGACAGGGCTTAGGTGCTACCGCCCTAGATTATTACTTGGACCACAACGAAACGAATTTTGTCAATGAACAAGAACAAGGACCATCAGCCATCATGGAAGAACCAGGAGAGGTAATGAGGGTCAacaaaataaacgaaaaaacTATGTTGACAAGCATAAGGGGAAACCCAAACGACAtaaaagcaaacttaaaacaATTTGGACCATGTGAAATAGAGAAAGTTTATACGGACCAACAAGGCAGCACCAAAAAATGCACCAAAAAACCAGCATAA